In the genome of Thermoflexus sp., the window GGCCATGTTGGTAACGGCAAGGCCGTTTCAGGAGTAGGCGCAGGCGACGAGATGCCAGGAGCAGCGCATCCTGCCAATCCAAAGAGAAGAAGCAGAAAAATTAGTTTCAGCCTCATTATTGACCCCCTGGGGAGGAGATAACAAAACTATTCAGAATGCGGCTCAGGATCTGGTCGTAGGCTGTCTTGAAACGAGCTGCTGCCTCCTGGTTGGTGCCAGTGGGGGGAGCATATGCCACCCACAGATAGTAGATCATCCGGTCAGCCAGGATGATGACCGAGGTGCCCTCCACAAAAGGCCCATCACCATCATCAATTTTTTCCCGCACAATCAGGGCTGGCTGGCCGCTCACTGTTGTCCAGGTGCCAGGAGGCAAGAGGGGGAGAAGTTCTTCACTCGTAGCCATGCCTCGCTTATCTATGGCAGGATCCCGTACCTCTGGCTCTGGCAGCCAATGACCTACTGGATCAGCTGCGAAATCCATCTTGATCAGGCCCTGGGGCAAAGCGGCTGGGGACAGCTCCTTAGTAACAACAGTAGGATCACTGTAAAAGACCCAGCGGTCAGGCGTGACCCCCATCTCTTTATGCCAGGCAGCAGGCACCTGGAAACTGTATCCATAGTAACCATCGGCAATAGTAATCCATTTGCTCTGCTCAGCCGAGGGTAATTCCTGAGCTTGGACCTGGGGGTATAGGTGGGGGATACCTCCAAGCAAAATCGAGACGCAAAGCACTATAAGCCTCGTCTGTAACATCACTTTAAATTTGAACATGATACACCTCCCCAGCCTAATTCATCATCTTGAATTTATATGATTTAGAAATCCCTAACAAACATGATTGCATCATAGGCCACCATTTGTCCATCACTTGTCTGATTCGTCAGTCGGACGTAAGTGCCACTTGTACTGAGGTTCCACATTCCTAACCAGACCCAGTCGTTGTTATAACCGTTCTGATTGACGGAAATGGTGGCGATCAGAGTGTTATTGGAGTAGATCTGATAGCGGGCATTCCCGGTAAGAGTTATACCGCTGTGGTTGGGAGCAAACACGTAAACATGATAGTTCCCCGAAATCGGCAAAGAAGGCACCCAGGTGCCAATGCGAGTCGGATTACCGGTGGTGCCGTTGCAGTACTGGTAGTAGGTCACTGACTTACCTAGACCATCCCGGTGGAAACCGTTCGTGGTATTGCTCCAGCAAGGAGCAGTTCCTGTCAGAGAGAAGCCACCATCTGTGTTGTCCACTAATCGCATCTCGGTGTTGAAACTATAGTTGTTGTACGGGCCACACGTCTGACCG includes:
- a CDS encoding peptidoglycan DD-metalloendopeptidase family protein encodes the protein MVTELPFIGSYNVSCGYHTSCYGTPTPGYGLDFVNRNESTYGDVTYASGRGTVTASGPEGGWGYRVIIRHPDNYYSRYAHLLYWFPAANHKMREGSPIGYMDSTGNSTGHHLHFQVYYNTTSGGGVDPTPIDGYTQFCGAGQTCGPYNNYSFNTEMRLVDNTDGGFSLTGTAPCWSNTTNGFHRDGLGKSVTYYQYCNGTTGNPTRIGTWVPSLPISGNYHVYVFAPNHSGITLTGNARYQIYSNNTLIATISVNQNGYNNDWVWLGMWNLSTSGTYVRLTNQTSDGQMVAYDAIMFVRDF